A portion of the Mesobacillus sp. AQ2 genome contains these proteins:
- a CDS encoding dihydroorotate dehydrogenase electron transfer subunit, which translates to MIRQEICKVVSNRQIADNIFELVLSGDLSAEMDQPGQFVHVKTGEGFDPLLRRPISIASINDGTFTIIYRRQGRGTSLLAERTPGMSVDVLGPLGNGFPVTEAKPGQTAILVGGGVGVPPMYELAKQLAQKGVTVISIIGFQSAHAVFYEKELGEFGEVYVATVDGSHGREGFVTDILQGQEADIIYACGPTPMLRAIENGNYAAKTYLSLEERMGCGIGACFACVCHTKDDLKGFSYKKVCSDGPVFKAGEVVI; encoded by the coding sequence ATGATCAGGCAGGAAATCTGCAAAGTTGTCAGCAACAGGCAGATTGCCGACAATATCTTTGAACTTGTACTAAGCGGTGACCTTTCTGCCGAAATGGACCAGCCTGGACAGTTTGTTCATGTAAAAACTGGTGAAGGATTCGATCCGCTCTTGCGCCGCCCGATCAGCATTGCTTCAATCAATGATGGAACCTTCACAATCATATACAGGAGGCAGGGAAGAGGCACTTCCCTGCTTGCCGAAAGAACACCCGGGATGTCAGTCGATGTCCTCGGCCCGCTGGGAAATGGATTCCCGGTAACGGAGGCAAAGCCTGGGCAAACCGCAATCCTGGTTGGGGGCGGAGTGGGGGTCCCGCCGATGTACGAGTTGGCCAAACAGCTAGCCCAAAAAGGGGTAACAGTGATCAGCATTATCGGATTCCAATCAGCACATGCTGTTTTTTATGAAAAAGAACTGGGCGAATTTGGTGAAGTTTATGTCGCGACGGTTGATGGATCTCACGGCCGAGAAGGGTTTGTAACAGATATTCTTCAGGGCCAGGAAGCGGATATCATTTACGCTTGCGGTCCGACACCTATGCTAAGAGCCATCGAGAATGGAAACTATGCGGCGAAAACCTACCTGTCGCTCGAGGAACGGATGGGCTGCGGCATCGGCGCGTGCTTTGCCTGTGTTTGCCATACGAAGGACGATCTCAAAGGATTCTCATACAAAAAGGTTTGCAGCGACGGACCAGTATTTAAAGCAGGGGAGGTTGTCATATGA
- a CDS encoding dihydroorotate dehydrogenase, whose translation MSSLSIELPGLLLKNPVMPASGCFGFGREFSQLYDLSLLGAIMIKATTPEPRFGNPTPRVAETPGGMLNAIGLQNPGLEKVFNEELPWLSEFDVPIIANIAGSTEDDYVAVAEQLSKAPNVKALELNISCPNVKTGGIAFGTDPEMAKALTKKVKEVSEVPVYVKLSPNVTDIVSIAKAVENGGADGITMINTLLGMRIDLSTGQPILANKTGGLSGPSVKPVAIRMIYEVSQRVSIPIIGMGGIQSAEDVVEFFLAGASAAAVGTQNFVDPFVCPKIIEELPEILENLGAEHISELTGRSWKKNERLAYYRP comes from the coding sequence ATGAGTTCACTATCAATCGAGCTGCCTGGGCTTCTTCTGAAAAATCCAGTCATGCCTGCATCCGGCTGCTTCGGATTTGGCAGGGAGTTCAGCCAATTGTACGACCTGAGTCTGCTCGGGGCAATAATGATCAAAGCAACGACTCCCGAACCGCGCTTCGGAAATCCTACACCAAGGGTCGCGGAAACACCAGGCGGGATGCTGAATGCCATCGGCTTGCAAAACCCCGGCTTGGAAAAGGTGTTCAATGAGGAACTGCCCTGGCTCAGTGAATTCGATGTACCAATTATTGCAAACATAGCTGGTTCTACGGAGGATGATTACGTCGCTGTCGCTGAACAGCTGTCAAAGGCACCAAATGTTAAAGCGCTTGAATTGAATATCTCATGTCCGAATGTCAAAACTGGCGGAATCGCTTTTGGTACGGATCCTGAAATGGCAAAGGCACTGACAAAAAAGGTAAAAGAAGTGTCAGAAGTGCCTGTATATGTGAAGCTCTCCCCTAATGTTACTGACATCGTCAGTATCGCGAAGGCGGTTGAGAATGGCGGCGCTGACGGGATTACGATGATCAATACATTGCTTGGAATGAGAATTGACCTTTCAACTGGTCAGCCAATACTTGCGAATAAGACGGGAGGGTTATCCGGCCCATCTGTAAAACCAGTAGCCATCAGGATGATCTATGAGGTCAGCCAGCGCGTTTCCATCCCGATCATCGGCATGGGTGGCATCCAATCAGCAGAGGATGTGGTCGAATTTTTCCTTGCCGGAGCAAGCGCAGCGGCGGTTGGAACCCAGAATTTCGTTGATCCGTTTGTATGCCCGAAAATCATAGAAGAATTGCCCGAAATCCTGGAAAATCTAGGGGCAGAGCATATCTCAGAATTAACCGGGAGGAGCTGGAAGAAGAATGAAAGACTCGCTTATTATCGCCCTTGA
- the pyrF gene encoding orotidine-5'-phosphate decarboxylase: MKDSLIIALDFPNKGQVLDFLEPFRNEQLFVKVGMELFYSEGPSIIEELKKQNRKIFLDLKLHDIPNTVKSAMKVLAGLGCDLVNVHAAGGSEMMTAALEGLDAGTPSGLKRPDCIAVTQLTSTSEAQVNTEQQIGVSLQESVLNYAELAKKSGLDGVVCSPHEAGMIHHRLGWEFHTVTPGIRPVESGKQDQKRTATPEFAREQGISAIVVGRPITRAANPLESYLKIKSDWKGVRI, from the coding sequence ATGAAAGACTCGCTTATTATCGCCCTTGATTTTCCAAACAAAGGGCAGGTGCTGGATTTCCTTGAACCATTCAGAAATGAGCAGCTTTTTGTCAAGGTTGGAATGGAGCTCTTTTATTCTGAAGGACCGTCCATCATCGAGGAGTTAAAAAAGCAGAATCGCAAAATTTTCCTCGATTTGAAGCTTCATGACATCCCGAATACAGTAAAAAGTGCAATGAAGGTTCTTGCGGGTTTAGGCTGCGACCTTGTCAATGTCCACGCTGCTGGGGGTTCGGAAATGATGACAGCGGCGCTCGAAGGTCTGGATGCAGGCACACCATCAGGTCTAAAGCGTCCTGATTGCATTGCGGTTACACAGCTGACAAGCACATCTGAAGCCCAGGTCAATACAGAACAGCAAATCGGTGTTTCCTTACAGGAATCCGTGTTGAATTACGCAGAATTAGCCAAAAAATCAGGTTTGGATGGTGTTGTCTGTTCACCTCATGAAGCCGGCATGATTCATCACCGATTGGGATGGGAATTTCATACCGTGACACCGGGAATCCGTCCAGTGGAAAGCGGGAAGCAGGACCAGAAACGGACAGCCACCCCGGAGTTCGCCAGAGAACAAGGAATCTCGGCAATCGTTGTCGGCAGGCCAATCACCCGTGCTGCCAATCCGCTTGAGAGCTACCTTAAAATTAAAAGTGACTGGAAGGGTGTTAGAATATGA
- the pyrE gene encoding orotate phosphoribosyltransferase codes for MRKEIAESLLEIEAVSLQPDNPFTWSSGLKSPIYCDNRLTLSYPAVRRIVAKGLKDLIEQHFPETEMVAGTATAGIPHAAWVSELLDLPLCYVRSKAKGHGKGNQIEGKVTEGQKVVVVEDLISTGGSVIEAVQALRNAGCQVLGVVSIFTYELAKGEQQLKSSNIEAYSLTDFSTLAKIAEQKGLITKENLSSLEEWKQDPAEWGTAKNS; via the coding sequence ATGAGAAAAGAAATTGCAGAATCCTTGCTTGAAATCGAAGCGGTAAGCTTACAGCCAGACAATCCATTCACATGGTCGTCAGGACTGAAATCACCCATATACTGTGACAACAGATTGACACTCTCTTATCCTGCTGTCCGCAGAATAGTGGCTAAAGGATTAAAGGATCTCATCGAGCAGCATTTCCCAGAGACTGAGATGGTTGCCGGAACAGCTACTGCTGGGATCCCTCACGCCGCCTGGGTAAGTGAACTGCTGGATCTTCCTTTGTGTTATGTACGTTCTAAAGCAAAGGGACATGGAAAAGGCAATCAGATTGAAGGCAAGGTGACGGAAGGACAGAAAGTAGTGGTTGTAGAGGATCTGATCTCAACTGGGGGCAGTGTAATCGAAGCCGTCCAGGCTTTGCGGAACGCAGGCTGTCAGGTGCTTGGAGTGGTCTCTATTTTTACATACGAACTGGCAAAAGGAGAACAGCAGCTGAAATCGTCTAATATAGAAGCATACTCATTGACAGATTTCAGTACACTGGCAAAAATCGCGGAACAAAAGGGACTGATAACGAAGGAGAACCTTAGCAGCCTGGAAGAATGGAAACAGGATCCGGCTGAATGGGGAACAGCTAAAAACTCTTGA